GAACAAATGAAAAATGCCATTGTGGTAAACCATCCCGTTTGGATCATTCATCCAGTTGGCTTTCGGCGAAAAATGAAATTCCGGGCGGTATTTTTCTCTCAGATCCTGCGCATTTAAACCGGAAGTTAAGATAGCGCAGAATAAAAGCGGTATGATGATGGATTTCTTCATTATTGAATGAACGGTTAACTACAATATTAATAAGATTATAATCAAAGATATGATAAATGCTAAAAACCCGGGTTTTGTTTATATAACCCTTTTGTAAAGCTGATCTCTCTTTGAGGGATTGGCAAATACTCGTCCCTGCCTGCGGTGAACTTGGCAGTCGCCAGAAATGGTCGTCTTGCTTTTTCTTTTTCCAGGTAAGCATTCAAGGTTTTTTCGGCGATGCCCCAGCGCACCAGGTCGAAGAAACGGGGGCTTTCGGTCGCAAATTCCAGCCTGCGTTCCCATTGCAATGCTTTCCGTGCATGATCCTGTGTCCAGCCAGCCGAGCTGTATTCTTTTACATTGTATTTGGAAGCAAATGTTCCGTCTGCTTTTTTCAATCGGCCGGTACTGGCAGCGGCGCGGCTGCGGATCTGGTTGATCAGCGGCAATGCCAGTGCCTGTTGTCCGAGTTCAATGTAAGCCTCTGCCTGCATGAGCAACACATCGTCATAGCGAATGATATCAATGTTTTTGGACGAGCCAATGAATGGGCCCTCTTTATGGTACGACGAGCTGGTTGCCAGTTGCTGCTCTTTCATAGTGTGAAAAAAGCCATACACTCCCGGATCGCGTATCCAGCTGTTGCTCAACGGCTTGGTGTTGTCATATTTGTAAGGGTGGCCGTCCACTCCAATGGTATGGTCTACTCGTGGGTCGACGGTATCGGTATTGAAATCCACATTCTTATCATTGAAACTATCCATTTGTGGCAGCCCGTTTGCATCCGTTTTGTAAGAATTCGCCAGGTTTTGGCTAGGCTGATGAAATCCGCAGCAGCCGTATTGAGGCGCGCCATGCGGATAATTAAGGCCAGTCACATAACTGATCCGACCCACAGCCGTACCATCATTGATGCTGTATTGAATGGCAAAAATAGATTCCGGGCCATTCTCGGTTTCAGCGATAAAGTTCTCGGCAAAATCAGTCTGCAAGCGGTACTGCCCTGAACTGATCACTTGTTGGGTCAATGTCACTACTTCCTGCAGTCTGGTCTTGTTGATGCCTGTAACCTTGTGATTTGCATCCTGCTCGTAGGCCTGAAACAGCCTCAGCTTAGCCAGGTAGGCAGCTGCCGCCATTTTATTGGCCCTGCCGATCTGGGTTTGCTTCGCTGGCAGATTGTCTACGGCAAATTGAAAATCCTCACCGATTTTATTCCAAAGCTCGTCATTGGTATACTTCACATTGGATTCCAGCAAAATCTGATCACTGGTCAGATCCTCGGTAATGTAGGGAATGTTCTTGAAAAGCATTTTAAGCATAAAATGAGCATGTCCGCGCAGAAAATGCATTTCAGCCTGCCGCTCCTTTTTGAGTGGAAATTCAGCGTCGGTCAATGCGCTTAGACTGTTGAGCGCAGCATTTGCTCGTGAAATCGCTTTGTAAAAATTCTCCCAGGTATAAGGGTGCATCAGGCCCAGATCGGGGCGGGTAAGGTTATAATGTTCGTAAAAATCGATTTCGGCCACATCAGCGACCCCACCTCCGCCTTTGTAGGCATCGTCTGAGCGCACACTTCCGTACACCCACATACTGGTCATCGGGCCCACCATGTCATCATTACCCACACCGGCGTAGGCGGCTGTCACCAGCGACTCAGCGCCGGAAGCGGATTTGATGTTATCAGAGGAAAGCAAACCCTTAGGTTCGTAGTCCAGGAAATCTTTGCAGGATGTGGCAGTCAATAGCCCGGCTGCGGCAATGAAATTATATATCAGTTTGGTTTTCATGATCTTTTGCTTAAATATTTTAGAAAGAAATGTTTAGACCTGCTGTGATTGTCCTCGGGATCGGGATCGCGTTGATATCCGTCCGTTCGGGATCAGGGCCAGCAAAACTCTTGGATTTGATCAGAAACAGGTTTTCTGCCATCACATATACACGGATCCTCTGCAGCTTGATCTTTTGTACCAGGTCGCTGCTCAGCGCATAACCCAGCTGCACATTTCTCAGCTTGAAATAGGAAGTATTGACATTGAAATAATCCGATGTCCGCGTCTCATTATTGGGATCAGACAGCGACAATGCAGGAACGCGGGAGCCGGTATTGGAAGGCGACCAGGCGTCAAACACACCAGGGCCCACATTGTCGCGCCCGCGGATGAAGTTGTTGTAGAAAGTATAGGAATCAAATCCTTTTCTTCCGGCAATTCCTGATCCGAAAATGGAAAGATCAAAGTTTTTGTAAAAAGCCTCTACTTTCACATTGTATTCAAATGCAGGCAATGTGGTTCCGAAAAATACCCGGTCCAGATCATCGATCTTACCATCACCATTGGTGTCAACATAACGGATGCGGCCGGGGCCTGCACCAACCTGGCTCGGAGCGGCGTCCACTTCCTGCTGGCTCTGGAAAAGACCTGCTGTTTTGTAGCCAAACAGGTCAAACTGAGAATGTCCCAAAATAGTCTGTGTCGCATTGCCGGCATAAGCAGCCCTCACTTCTTCGGGCAGGGCAGTAATCTTGTCACGGAAACGGCTCACCCCGGCCATCACATTGTAAGTGAAATCACCTTTTGGCCGCGCATAATATCCTGCCGAAAACTCGAAACCATTATTGCTTTTGGAAGCACCATTAAGTACCCTCAGCTGGCCTTCTCCCACAGCCGACGCAATCGGCGGGGTGATCAGAATGTCGCTTGTTTTACGGGTGAAGTAGTCGAATGAGCCTTGGATCATGCCGTCGAAGAACCCGAAATCAACACCGACATTGGCTTCGTCTGTTGTTTCCCATTTCAGGTTAGGGTTTGCGCCTTGAATCGATACAAAACCCGATGGCAAGTTGCCTGTATTGGCGCCATTGAGGTCATAAGCGGTTCCAATGTTGTAAAACTGATCGAAAAAGCCATTGTGACCGTTCGGAAACTGGGATTGCCTTGCGCCGTAGCGGGTATCATAAAGTCCAAAGCGGGCAAGGTCACCAATTTCCTGATTACCAACGCGGCCCACGCCAGCCCGCAGTTTCAGGTTGCTGATGTGTTTGACGCTTTGGAAAAACTGTTCCTTATCAATGCGCCAGCCGACCGATGCCGCGGGGAAAATACCATATGCATTTTCTGATCCAAAGCGCGAAGAACCGTCGCGACGGATCGTTATCGCAGCCAGGTACCGGTCCGAAAAGCCGTAGTCTACACGGGCAAATTGGGATAACAACCTGCTTCCTGAACCGCTGCCGGTCACATTGACATTACCTGTTCCGGCGTTTAACACAAAGTAATCTTCGGTCTGCACTGCGAAACCCTCTTTTCTGGCGATTTCATAATCCGAGTCATTTTTAATGGCTTCAATACCGGCCAGAAACTTGAAATGGTTATTGCCCAGGTCCATGTTGTAGCGGATCGTATTAGACCAGGTAATGCTCAAATAGCGGTTCTGATCAATGGTGAGGCTGTTATTGGCCCGACCAAACGAACCCTCTTCGAACGATTGTTCAATGTTTTTGAAATAAAAGCTCGCATTATCTGCACCCAAACTGGATTTGATAAACAGATTTTTGATCGGTTCAAACTCTGCAAACACATTACCAAACAATGTCAGGCGGTGTGCATTGTCCCATTTGTTGATCTCTTGCATATGCAGCGGATTGTTTCTGTCTGAGTAACCAGAGCCGATAGCGCCACCCCATGAGCCGTCTTTGGCATAAACGGGGATGGTAGGAGCGAGGGTAACGGCCAGTCCCGGTGTGAGCGCGCCGCCGATATCGGTAGAGGCCAGCGTTTCATTGGACGAAGTCACCTGCATATTTGCGCCAATTTTCAGTTTACCGTCAAATGCGCTTGTCAATGCATTGATACGCCCGCTGAGCTTGCCATAATCGGTGTAGCGGAGCATACCGGTGTTTTTGTAGTATCCCAAATTGACCTGCAACGAGGAGTTTTTGTTACCACCCGAAATGGTCAGCTCGTTGTTGGTGACAATGCCGGTTTTGTACATTTCGGCTTGCCAGTCCGTATCTCCGGCGGGCATATTCGCGTTTCCACCGACCAATGGCTGTGCTTTCACGCTATTGAGCACAGGGTTGTTGAAATCTTTATTCCAATCAAATGAATACAATGCACCATAACCGTCTTCGGGGTTCACACGGTCATTCACGGACGCCTGCCAGAGCGCACGGCCCCGGTCTGCGGCATTCAGCATTTTAAACCGCGCATATTTTTCAGATTGGGCCGAAACGCTGCTATTGAAGTCAATGTTGATCTTTCCATTGCTATTGGCCCCGTTTTTTGTAGTCACGATGATAACACCATTCGATGCCCGTGAACCATAAATGGAGGATGCCGATGCATCTTTCAAAACCTGAATGGATTCGATGGAATTAGGGTTTAACCCCTGAAAAACTTCGGGTCTTTTGGTAGGTACCCCGTCGATAATATAGAGCGGATCGGTATTGCCGAGTGTGTTCGCACCGCGGATCAGGATGCGGGAGTTGGTACCGTTAGGTGAGCCGGTCTTTTCAATGTATAACCCCGGAACGCGTCCCTGCAACGCCTGCATGGGGTTACCCGAGCTGATATTTTTCAATGGGGCCATATCTACGACCGCAATGGCACCAGTAAGGTCCTCCTTTTTGGAAGAAGTATAACCGACAACCACGACCTCGGAGAGATTTTTAGAATCGGCCTGCATGGTGACGTCTATGACCGACTTTGTTCCAATCGCAGCCTCTACGGCCTGCATACCCACATACGAGAAAACCAGGGTGGCACCGGACGCAACACCGATCGAGTATTTTCCCGAAACGTCGCTGACGGCACCATTGTTGGTACCTTTTTCGAGTACGCTTACGCCGGGTAATGCTTCACCGTCTGCGGCTTTTACAGTACCGGAAATGGTAACTTTTTGTGCCCAAGCAGCCTGCAATGAGCAAATGATGACGACGGTCATCCAAAGTAATCGTTTGAACATAGTATTAATGGTTAATGGTGAGGAATTGGTCAAGTTCAGATTCAGAAACAGAAGGGGTTGCTCCCTGATAGGTGGCGACAATGGCGCCTACCGCACAAGCTTTTCGGAGCGCTTCGGGGATATCGGTACCGGATAAATACTCTTTAAGGAACATCGCCAGGAACGAGTCGCCGCTGCCAATGGTGTCCTGAACTTCAACCGCGTAGCCTCCCTGCGTATTGATCTCATCGTGGTAAAGCACTTTGGCGCCATCGGCTCCCAAGGTTACGATCACCATTTGCAGGGAAAATTTCTCAGAAAGAAACTTCATACGCGTCTCGGTATCAGGCATGATGCCATACCAGTCGGCCACGGTCGCGAGCTCATGCTCATTCATTTTCACGATGTTGGCTTCGCGCAGCAGCAGCTCGGTAGTTGCCCTGTCAAAATGGGGCGGGCGGATGTTTACGTCAAACACTTTCAGTTTGGCTTCCTGCAACAATTCAAAAAGTGAGTCTTTCGATTGCTGGCTACGTACTGCAAGGGTTCCGTATACAAACACGTCGGCTTGCTGAACCCGTTTTTTGTTCTCTGGCGTAACCTGAATGTAGTCCCAGGCGACAGGCTGGACGATTTTGTAGGTTACCTCGGTCTTGTCGGTGAGGTTAACTTTGACAATGCCGGTCAAATGTGTCTGGCCTGTCTGGATCCATTTTGTCGAAAGTCCCTGGCCGTCCAGGTAATCGAGTAGTTCAAGGCCCAGGTCATCATTACCCACACGGCTGATAAAAGCGGGGTCGAGACCGAAGTTTTTGAGGTGAATGGCTACGTTCATCGGAGCGCCGCCGGGCTGCTTGCCGCTGGGAAGCATATCCCAGAGCATCTCGCCAAAAATGACAATTTCAGTGGACATATTAAGTGATCGGTTAGTGAAGGACCATTGTTTTTTCGGTACGTTCCAGGGATGTACCCTTGGTTTCCGGCATGAACCGCCAGACGAAAATGAGCTGTAAGACCATCATCAGCGCGAAAAAGGAAAACGTGATACCGCCGCCAAAGTATTCTGCGATGATGGGGAAGGAAAAGGCGATCAGCGCGGCCATAAACCAATGGGTAAAACTGCCCAATGCCTGTCCGCTCGCCCTGACTTCGTTGGGGAAAATTTCGGAGATGAAAACCCAGATGACGGCTCCCTGAGAGAATGCGAAGAAGGCGATGTAGACGAAAAGAAAAACAGGCACGCCGGTGAAATCCTGTATGAAAAATGCCCTGGCGACCAATGCAAGCGTAATAATCACCCCGACAGACCCGGTAAACATCAGGGTACGCCGCCCGAATTTGTCAATAAAATTGATAGCCAGGAGCGTAAATGCAAAATTGACAAAGCCGATGCCGGCAGAGGATAAAAATGCTGCCTTGGTCCCCAGTCCGGTCATT
The genomic region above belongs to Dyadobacter pollutisoli and contains:
- a CDS encoding RagB/SusD family nutrient uptake outer membrane protein, with amino-acid sequence MKTKLIYNFIAAAGLLTATSCKDFLDYEPKGLLSSDNIKSASGAESLVTAAYAGVGNDDMVGPMTSMWVYGSVRSDDAYKGGGGVADVAEIDFYEHYNLTRPDLGLMHPYTWENFYKAISRANAALNSLSALTDAEFPLKKERQAEMHFLRGHAHFMLKMLFKNIPYITEDLTSDQILLESNVKYTNDELWNKIGEDFQFAVDNLPAKQTQIGRANKMAAAAYLAKLRLFQAYEQDANHKVTGINKTRLQEVVTLTQQVISSGQYRLQTDFAENFIAETENGPESIFAIQYSINDGTAVGRISYVTGLNYPHGAPQYGCCGFHQPSQNLANSYKTDANGLPQMDSFNDKNVDFNTDTVDPRVDHTIGVDGHPYKYDNTKPLSNSWIRDPGVYGFFHTMKEQQLATSSSYHKEGPFIGSSKNIDIIRYDDVLLMQAEAYIELGQQALALPLINQIRSRAAASTGRLKKADGTFASKYNVKEYSSAGWTQDHARKALQWERRLEFATESPRFFDLVRWGIAEKTLNAYLEKEKARRPFLATAKFTAGRDEYLPIPQREISFTKGLYKQNPGF
- a CDS encoding SusC/RagA family TonB-linked outer membrane protein; the protein is MFKRLLWMTVVIICSLQAAWAQKVTISGTVKAADGEALPGVSVLEKGTNNGAVSDVSGKYSIGVASGATLVFSYVGMQAVEAAIGTKSVIDVTMQADSKNLSEVVVVGYTSSKKEDLTGAIAVVDMAPLKNISSGNPMQALQGRVPGLYIEKTGSPNGTNSRILIRGANTLGNTDPLYIIDGVPTKRPEVFQGLNPNSIESIQVLKDASASSIYGSRASNGVIIVTTKNGANSNGKINIDFNSSVSAQSEKYARFKMLNAADRGRALWQASVNDRVNPEDGYGALYSFDWNKDFNNPVLNSVKAQPLVGGNANMPAGDTDWQAEMYKTGIVTNNELTISGGNKNSSLQVNLGYYKNTGMLRYTDYGKLSGRINALTSAFDGKLKIGANMQVTSSNETLASTDIGGALTPGLAVTLAPTIPVYAKDGSWGGAIGSGYSDRNNPLHMQEINKWDNAHRLTLFGNVFAEFEPIKNLFIKSSLGADNASFYFKNIEQSFEEGSFGRANNSLTIDQNRYLSITWSNTIRYNMDLGNNHFKFLAGIEAIKNDSDYEIARKEGFAVQTEDYFVLNAGTGNVNVTGSGSGSRLLSQFARVDYGFSDRYLAAITIRRDGSSRFGSENAYGIFPAASVGWRIDKEQFFQSVKHISNLKLRAGVGRVGNQEIGDLARFGLYDTRYGARQSQFPNGHNGFFDQFYNIGTAYDLNGANTGNLPSGFVSIQGANPNLKWETTDEANVGVDFGFFDGMIQGSFDYFTRKTSDILITPPIASAVGEGQLRVLNGASKSNNGFEFSAGYYARPKGDFTYNVMAGVSRFRDKITALPEEVRAAYAGNATQTILGHSQFDLFGYKTAGLFQSQQEVDAAPSQVGAGPGRIRYVDTNGDGKIDDLDRVFFGTTLPAFEYNVKVEAFYKNFDLSIFGSGIAGRKGFDSYTFYNNFIRGRDNVGPGVFDAWSPSNTGSRVPALSLSDPNNETRTSDYFNVNTSYFKLRNVQLGYALSSDLVQKIKLQRIRVYVMAENLFLIKSKSFAGPDPERTDINAIPIPRTITAGLNISF
- a CDS encoding carbohydrate kinase family protein; the protein is MSTEIVIFGEMLWDMLPSGKQPGGAPMNVAIHLKNFGLDPAFISRVGNDDLGLELLDYLDGQGLSTKWIQTGQTHLTGIVKVNLTDKTEVTYKIVQPVAWDYIQVTPENKKRVQQADVFVYGTLAVRSQQSKDSLFELLQEAKLKVFDVNIRPPHFDRATTELLLREANIVKMNEHELATVADWYGIMPDTETRMKFLSEKFSLQMVIVTLGADGAKVLYHDEINTQGGYAVEVQDTIGSGDSFLAMFLKEYLSGTDIPEALRKACAVGAIVATYQGATPSVSESELDQFLTINH